From a region of the uncultured Desulfatiglans sp. genome:
- a CDS encoding conserved hypothetical protein (Evidence 4 : Unknown function but conserved in other organisms) yields the protein MERMREDQVAQAKAALGEDTVQMLFRVHEDALWILENLGVGCRQPDIQAAFKAYENDGLGFVYEDRIFVTRELVQRCLETIPGLDDFFVPQNSFFIGGTAPYVYDDQKGQGGIFPNTDYAKEIARIAQANDAVAGMGRGIKLKDEVEQMSLMSEICSKPLYFAVTSDAALARAQEIHQQRQDIMIVFCLTRPPLEVNENFSEHFVKVVRAGLPVFVSAMPMAGISAPYCYNGVLAMTHAEVLFGLCAAQLLNPGITCIHAGFPTIADPRIEYNPNYGLVSHFLLNILMSHLNLMLNLPTCQSAGTTHEEHLTEKAYQDAMAGQAMCLKYGFHMMRHPFAFLRYLIDFSFEKLDKASKLSKEITAADAPLIEMPVYDERGMESIRHIGLGMYMEDPLTTANLGKVFVN from the coding sequence GTGGAACGTATGAGAGAAGACCAGGTAGCGCAGGCCAAGGCCGCTCTGGGAGAAGACACCGTTCAGATGCTCTTCAGGGTCCATGAAGACGCCCTGTGGATCCTCGAAAACCTTGGCGTCGGCTGCCGGCAGCCAGATATCCAGGCGGCCTTCAAAGCCTATGAAAACGACGGGCTCGGTTTTGTGTACGAGGACCGGATCTTCGTGACCAGGGAACTCGTGCAGCGTTGCCTCGAGACCATTCCCGGCCTGGATGACTTCTTCGTGCCCCAGAACAGCTTCTTCATCGGCGGGACCGCACCTTACGTCTACGATGATCAAAAAGGACAGGGCGGGATCTTTCCGAACACGGATTACGCGAAGGAGATCGCCAGGATCGCCCAGGCGAACGACGCCGTGGCCGGCATGGGCCGGGGCATTAAACTGAAAGACGAAGTCGAGCAGATGTCTTTGATGTCCGAGATCTGCTCCAAGCCTCTGTACTTCGCCGTCACCTCCGATGCCGCGCTCGCCAGGGCACAGGAGATCCACCAGCAACGGCAGGACATCATGATCGTCTTCTGCCTGACACGACCGCCGCTCGAAGTCAACGAGAACTTCTCCGAGCACTTCGTCAAGGTGGTGCGGGCCGGTCTCCCGGTTTTCGTTTCAGCCATGCCCATGGCAGGCATCAGCGCCCCATATTGCTACAACGGCGTGCTGGCCATGACGCACGCCGAGGTGCTCTTCGGCCTTTGCGCCGCGCAGCTCCTGAACCCGGGTATCACCTGTATCCATGCCGGCTTTCCGACAATCGCCGACCCGCGCATCGAATACAATCCGAACTACGGGCTTGTGAGCCACTTTCTGCTCAACATCCTGATGAGCCACCTGAATCTCATGCTGAACCTCCCCACATGCCAGAGCGCAGGGACCACCCACGAAGAGCATCTGACCGAAAAGGCCTACCAGGACGCGATGGCCGGCCAGGCGATGTGCTTGAAGTACGGCTTTCACATGATGCGCCACCCCTTCGCCTTTCTCCGTTACCTGATCGATTTCTCCTTCGAAAAGCTCGACAAGGCCAGCAAGCTTTCAAAGGAGATCACCGCTGCCGACGCCCCTTTGATCGAGATGCCCGTCTACGACGAGAGGGGCATGGAGTCGATCCGTCATATCGGCCTCGGCATGTACATGGAGGACCCGCTCACCACCGCGAACCTCGGCAAAGTTTTCGTGAACTGA
- a CDS encoding conserved hypothetical protein (Evidence 4 : Unknown function but conserved in other organisms), which translates to MPSQSSAAKNPRLIQEERDVLIGEILYQIRRLGQAGTLYSKELMKYHQISTPQLNCILALHANGPIPASQIARLILVKSSTVTGIIDRLEQKGLVRRVRNSPDRRVIMIELTEAGESLAMNAPPPVQRKIMEGLRKLPRNEVENIRKGLHTLTGMLDMPDLADLEMEDAGEHTPDELGIDLPHR; encoded by the coding sequence ATGCCATCGCAATCGAGCGCTGCAAAGAATCCAAGATTAATCCAGGAGGAACGAGATGTTCTTATCGGCGAGATCCTTTACCAGATACGCCGTTTGGGACAGGCAGGAACTCTTTACTCGAAAGAGTTGATGAAATACCATCAGATCAGTACTCCGCAGTTGAACTGCATCCTCGCGCTGCATGCCAACGGGCCCATTCCCGCCTCTCAGATCGCACGGCTCATCCTCGTCAAATCCAGCACGGTCACGGGGATCATCGACCGCCTGGAGCAAAAGGGTCTTGTCCGGCGCGTCCGCAACTCGCCCGACCGCCGGGTCATCATGATCGAACTGACTGAGGCAGGTGAATCCCTGGCCATGAACGCCCCGCCGCCTGTTCAGCGCAAAATCATGGAAGGCCTCCGGAAACTCCCCCGGAATGAGGTCGAAAACATCCGCAAGGGACTGCACACCTTGACAGGCATGCTCGACATGCCCGACCTGGCCGATCTCGAGATGGAGGATGCCGGCGAACACACCCCAGACGAACTCGGGATAGACCTTCCGCACCGGTAG
- a CDS encoding Enoyl-CoA hydratase/isomerase family protein translates to MAKIKEIKRLRGGDLQVAAQANVQIDAEMGQKDHFRRKVGRAMDTIDYQSLEPGIGLLSLNRPRKYNAVDFRMMEELEAFWKERLYDLDTHVILLRGNGERGFCAGLDMKEIMKEAPGMNTDQFYRFQARLARLNLAMRQAPQPIVVMVHGAAVGLGFSFALASDVRLISPDARFSAAYINIGLGGADMACSYLLPRLIGGGRAYEYMLTGNFMTADEAMALGLVSRIVEKETLMDTALELARTMNGKNPMGLRLTKEAINVNMDAGGLEQALHMEDRNQTLLLARSLLDREGKSSRYF, encoded by the coding sequence TTGGCCAAGATCAAGGAAATCAAGCGTTTGCGCGGAGGCGACCTGCAGGTCGCCGCACAAGCAAACGTGCAGATTGACGCCGAGATGGGCCAAAAAGACCATTTCCGGAGGAAGGTGGGAAGAGCCATGGACACGATCGATTACCAATCGCTCGAACCGGGGATCGGGCTGCTGTCGCTGAACCGCCCCCGAAAGTACAACGCCGTCGATTTCCGGATGATGGAGGAGCTCGAGGCGTTCTGGAAGGAGCGTCTTTACGACCTGGACACCCACGTCATCCTCCTCCGTGGAAACGGAGAGAGGGGATTCTGCGCCGGCCTCGACATGAAGGAGATCATGAAAGAGGCCCCCGGCATGAACACGGACCAGTTCTACCGTTTTCAGGCCCGCCTGGCGCGTCTCAACCTGGCGATGCGCCAAGCGCCCCAACCTATCGTCGTCATGGTGCATGGGGCCGCAGTCGGCCTGGGGTTCAGCTTCGCACTGGCATCGGATGTCCGCTTGATCAGCCCCGATGCCCGGTTTTCAGCGGCCTACATCAACATCGGGCTCGGCGGCGCCGACATGGCCTGCAGCTACCTCCTCCCGCGGCTGATCGGCGGGGGGCGCGCATACGAATACATGCTGACAGGCAATTTTATGACGGCGGATGAGGCGATGGCGCTCGGGCTGGTCAGTCGTATCGTCGAAAAAGAGACCCTGATGGACACGGCCCTCGAACTCGCCCGAACCATGAACGGGAAGAACCCGATGGGCCTCAGACTCACCAAGGAGGCCATCAACGTCAATATGGATGCTGGAGGATTGGAGCAGGCGCTGCACATGGAGGATCGCAACCAAACCCTGCTCCTCGCGAGGAGCCTCCTTGACAGAGAAGGCAAATCGAGCCGCTACTTCTGA
- a CDS encoding hypothetical protein (Evidence 5 : Unknown function) has protein sequence MVFLAHLGVNLHVCLCGDLQVASAQTLDFLDLGQKSSFPEC, from the coding sequence ATGGTCTTTTTGGCCCATCTCGGCGTCAATCTGCACGTTTGCTTGTGCGGCGACCTGCAGGTCGCCTCCGCGCAAACGCTTGATTTCCTTGATCTTGGCCAAAAATCCTCATTTCCGGAATGTTGA
- a CDS encoding hypothetical protein (Evidence 5 : Unknown function), with the protein MVFLAHLGVNLHVCLCGDLQVASAQXLDFLDLGQKSSFPEC; encoded by the coding sequence ATGGTCTTTTTGGCCCATCTCGGCGTCAATCTGCACGTTTGCTTGTGCGGCGACCTGCAGGTCGCCTCCGCGCAANCGCTTGATTTCCTTGATCTTGGCCAAAAATCCTCATTTCCGGAATGTTGA
- a CDS encoding Sigma54 specific transcriptional regulator, Fis family translates to MVFLAHLGVNLHVCLCGGSAFFSVGLCPCRCGAISVYFRCEPGISKQAAWAAPPKRRRIPMKDYPLETLITHQKNLERILDNLAEGIIAHDTSRRILFFNRAAEEITGYKREQVVGRDCHEAFGRPFCGERCAFAGETPRDMQDVEYPLHITHLRGGQRQLEMRVTPMRDDRQRFVGVIAAFRDVTDLVDLKLQLGEIESFAGIVGRDQKMIHVYRRIRDLAIVDYPVHISGETGTGKELVAAAIHHESRRGGGPFVPVNCAALPEGVLESELFGHVKGAFTGAVRSRKGRFELAAGGTLFLDEVADMPQSVQARLLRVLQEGRFERVGAEGSVAADVRIISATNQDLKACVETRRFREDLYYRIHVVPIHLPPLRERRGDIPLLVRHFLERTASDAGRQAVVSQEAMAAMMDYAWPGNVRELQSAIRFALVHAKGRLIHRRDLPLELRHTGSQAGPKRRPKKLTGEGVRSALERSGGNKAKAARLLGVGRATLYRFLAENDCVS, encoded by the coding sequence ATGGTCTTTTTGGCCCATCTCGGCGTCAATCTGCACGTTTGCTTGTGCGGCGGCTCAGCGTTCTTCTCTGTCGGCCTTTGTCCTTGCCGGTGCGGAGCAATTTCAGTATATTTCCGGTGTGAACCCGGCATCTCGAAGCAGGCAGCCTGGGCCGCTCCCCCCAAAAGAAGAAGGATCCCGATGAAAGACTATCCCCTCGAAACGCTCATCACCCACCAGAAAAACCTGGAGCGCATCCTCGACAATCTTGCGGAGGGCATCATAGCGCACGACACCTCCAGGCGCATTCTTTTTTTCAACCGGGCGGCCGAGGAGATCACAGGATACAAGCGGGAGCAGGTGGTCGGCCGGGACTGCCACGAGGCATTCGGACGTCCCTTCTGCGGCGAGCGTTGCGCTTTTGCGGGGGAGACGCCCCGCGATATGCAGGATGTGGAATACCCGCTTCACATCACCCACCTGCGAGGCGGGCAGCGTCAGCTGGAGATGCGTGTAACGCCGATGAGGGACGACCGGCAGCGCTTTGTGGGGGTCATCGCTGCGTTCCGGGATGTCACCGACCTCGTGGATTTGAAGCTGCAGTTGGGGGAGATCGAGAGCTTTGCCGGGATCGTCGGGCGGGACCAGAAGATGATTCATGTCTATCGCCGCATTCGAGACCTTGCCATCGTCGACTATCCCGTGCACATCAGCGGTGAGACAGGCACGGGAAAGGAGTTGGTAGCCGCGGCGATCCACCATGAAAGCCGCCGCGGAGGAGGACCCTTCGTACCGGTGAACTGCGCGGCGCTGCCGGAGGGGGTCCTCGAGAGCGAGCTCTTCGGACACGTCAAAGGGGCCTTTACCGGCGCTGTGCGGAGCAGGAAGGGGCGCTTCGAACTCGCAGCCGGCGGGACCCTGTTTCTCGATGAAGTGGCGGATATGCCGCAGAGCGTTCAGGCGAGGCTTTTGCGGGTCCTGCAGGAGGGCCGCTTCGAGCGTGTTGGCGCCGAAGGGTCCGTTGCAGCGGATGTTCGCATCATCAGCGCGACGAACCAGGACCTGAAAGCGTGTGTCGAGACGCGGCGGTTCCGGGAAGACCTCTACTACAGGATTCATGTCGTTCCGATCCACCTGCCGCCGCTGCGCGAAAGGCGCGGAGACATCCCCCTGCTCGTGCGGCATTTCCTCGAAAGGACCGCATCGGACGCCGGCAGGCAGGCCGTCGTCTCACAGGAGGCCATGGCGGCGATGATGGATTACGCATGGCCCGGCAATGTACGCGAGCTGCAGAGCGCCATTCGCTTCGCTCTGGTCCACGCCAAGGGGCGCTTGATACACAGACGGGATCTCCCCCTCGAACTGAGGCATACGGGCAGTCAGGCCGGGCCGAAGCGCCGGCCCAAAAAACTCACAGGCGAAGGGGTTCGCTCAGCTTTGGAGCGGAGCGGTGGCAACAAGGCCAAGGCGGCGCGTCTGCTCGGAGTCGGTCGTGCGACCTTGTACCGTTTTCTAGCGGAAAACGACTGTGTCTCATGA
- a CDS encoding hypothetical protein (Evidence 5 : Unknown function), with protein MEPETAGLWLRKDENGDRLDESCAVRKVSNGERCLGEKCLTHVSSARSWYGSEGAPHSARGKAAMIRPWRSLPRSKASSSGAPLFRRGSRD; from the coding sequence TTGGAGCCGGAAACGGCGGGCCTTTGGCTTCGAAAAGACGAAAATGGCGACCGGCTCGATGAGTCCTGCGCCGTCCGGAAAGTGAGCAATGGAGAAAGGTGTCTCGGCGAGAAGTGTCTCACCCATGTCTCATCTGCAAGGTCATGGTACGGCTCGGAAGGGGCGCCTCATTCGGCGCGGGGCAAGGCCGCGATGATTAGGCCCTGGCGGTCTTTGCCTCGATCCAAGGCATCCTCGAGCGGAGCACCCTTGTTTAGAAGGGGTTCCCGCGATTGA
- a CDS encoding conserved hypothetical protein (Evidence 4 : Unknown function but conserved in other organisms), translated as MKPCDRTIKQTLELTERMIALADEGDEVREDSSCGILYGVLRDSAFRIRQLAEKEREAHIRKGWWKE; from the coding sequence ATGAAACCATGCGACCGCACCATCAAACAAACGCTGGAATTGACCGAGCGCATGATCGCTCTGGCGGACGAGGGTGACGAGGTGAGGGAAGATTCGAGCTGCGGCATCCTTTACGGGGTGTTGAGGGACAGCGCATTTCGAATAAGACAGCTCGCGGAAAAGGAGCGTGAGGCGCACATCCGCAAGGGCTGGTGGAAGGAATAA
- the rbr gene encoding Rubrerythrin-2, whose product MSKTEQNLREAFAGESQANRKYLAFAKQADKEGYPQAAKLFRAAAEAETVHAHAHLRVLGEVKGTAENLKAAINGETHEFKEMYPEMIETAKAEGNKAAERSFSYANAVEQVHANLYQNALQSLDNPPDVDCYYVCSVCGYTIENEAPDTCPVCGAKSKAFARVD is encoded by the coding sequence ATGAGCAAGACGGAGCAAAATCTGAGAGAGGCCTTTGCCGGTGAATCACAGGCCAACCGAAAGTATCTGGCTTTTGCGAAGCAGGCCGACAAGGAGGGATACCCGCAGGCGGCCAAGCTGTTCCGCGCTGCGGCTGAGGCCGAGACGGTCCATGCCCACGCGCATCTGAGGGTGCTCGGTGAGGTCAAGGGCACCGCCGAGAATCTGAAGGCCGCCATCAACGGAGAGACCCACGAATTCAAAGAGATGTACCCGGAGATGATCGAGACGGCTAAGGCCGAGGGGAACAAGGCCGCCGAGAGGTCCTTTTCCTATGCCAACGCGGTGGAGCAGGTGCACGCGAACCTTTATCAGAACGCCCTGCAGAGCCTGGACAATCCGCCCGACGTCGATTGCTATTACGTCTGCTCGGTCTGCGGGTATACCATTGAGAACGAAGCGCCCGACACCTGCCCTGTGTGCGGGGCCAAGTCGAAGGCGTTTGCGCGGGTCGATTAG
- a CDS encoding hypothetical protein (Evidence 5 : Unknown function): MSTAPPASDAFLRDGPWARQRSEHLFPRAADGTFPIIRKILKTGSLGNLPFSIPPVGVVYVPTVYRLTLIHVFWRRHIILLAGVSKPPADHKLRVHFHAASIRIVDLNLRAIFHLAQREASLFPEVLSPRWHRTTVMDCIENAGTVPQSAPAQNN; this comes from the coding sequence GTGTCCACGGCACCCCCGGCCTCAGATGCCTTCCTTCGCGACGGACCCTGGGCCCGCCAAAGGTCTGAACATCTTTTTCCCCGCGCCGCAGACGGGACATTTCCAATCATCCGGAAGATCCTGAAAACGGGTTCCCTTGGGAATCTTCCCTTTTCGATCCCCCCGGTCGGGGTCGTATATGTACCCACAGTTTACCGTTTGACATTGATACATGTCTTCTGGCGCCGCCATATCATCCTCCTGGCCGGCGTGTCAAAGCCGCCGGCCGATCATAAGCTTCGGGTTCACTTCCATGCCGCTTCGATTCGAATCGTCGACTTGAATCTACGCGCCATTTTCCACCTAGCGCAGCGAGAGGCCTCTCTCTTTCCAGAGGTCCTCAGTCCGCGCTGGCACAGAACGACTGTTATGGACTGCATAGAAAACGCCGGGACCGTCCCTCAGTCCGCGCCGGCGCAGAACAACTAA
- a CDS encoding Ferric uptake regulator, Fur family (modular protein) gives MTTGTSHRMTRQREVILEEIRKMDCHPTADSIYEAVRKRLPRISMGTVYRNLDILASCGMIRKLEPDFPQMHFDCNTKEHYHVTCIKCGKIEDAPVDMLKDSVGNLESAMGKLTKYGIFGHRLEFLGICAECRAKGETLPVEDGVPDAEDLEDEKETKA, from the coding sequence ATGACGACAGGGACTTCACATCGAATGACGCGCCAAAGGGAGGTGATTCTCGAGGAGATCCGCAAGATGGATTGCCACCCCACGGCCGACTCCATTTACGAGGCGGTGAGGAAGCGCCTGCCGAGGATCAGCATGGGGACGGTCTACCGGAACCTCGATATCCTGGCCTCATGCGGAATGATCCGAAAACTCGAGCCGGATTTCCCTCAGATGCACTTCGACTGTAACACGAAGGAGCATTATCATGTTACGTGCATAAAATGCGGCAAGATTGAAGATGCGCCGGTCGACATGCTGAAGGACTCCGTTGGCAATCTTGAATCGGCGATGGGGAAGTTGACCAAGTACGGCATCTTCGGACACCGTCTTGAATTTTTAGGCATTTGCGCTGAATGCCGTGCAAAAGGGGAGACGCTTCCAGTGGAGGATGGTGTTCCCGACGCCGAAGACCTCGAGGACGAGAAGGAAACAAAGGCCTGA
- the tpx gene encoding putative thiol peroxidase (Evidence 3 : Putative function from multiple computational evidences): MEERSGVVTMKGNPLTLLGGEIKVGDMAPDFVVVDNDLQPVRFSSYSGKIVVISAVPSLDTPVCDMETRRFNDEAGRLSGDVVILTISMDLPFAQKRWCGAAGVDRVITLSDYRDAEFGKAYGALIKELRLLARMVFVVDQSGVVRYVQTVKELTQEPDYEAVLAAVRALAD; the protein is encoded by the coding sequence ATGGAAGAGCGTAGCGGAGTTGTTACCATGAAGGGAAATCCGCTGACTTTGCTCGGCGGGGAGATAAAAGTCGGTGACATGGCGCCCGATTTTGTCGTTGTGGACAACGATCTCCAACCAGTGCGTTTTTCGTCCTATTCCGGAAAGATCGTCGTTATATCGGCTGTGCCGTCGTTGGACACGCCGGTGTGCGATATGGAGACCAGGCGCTTCAATGACGAGGCGGGCCGCCTCTCGGGTGACGTGGTGATTCTGACGATCAGCATGGATCTTCCTTTCGCTCAGAAGAGATGGTGTGGAGCGGCGGGCGTGGATCGGGTCATTACGCTTTCCGATTATCGAGACGCAGAGTTCGGCAAGGCCTATGGGGCTTTGATCAAAGAACTGAGGCTCCTGGCCAGGATGGTCTTCGTGGTGGACCAGAGCGGGGTGGTTCGTTACGTGCAAACCGTAAAAGAATTGACGCAGGAGCCGGATTACGAGGCGGTTCTTGCGGCGGTGCGCGCCCTTGCCGATTGA
- the dfx gene encoding Desulfoferrodoxin, which produces MAQKLEIYKCDVCGNIVEVLFGGEGELVCCGQPMKLFKENTVDAAKEKHVPVIEKLPEGGFKVKVGSVPHPMEEKHYIQWIEVIADGKAYRQFLEPGAAPEAVFKIDAASIVAREYCNLHGLWKA; this is translated from the coding sequence ATGGCTCAGAAGCTTGAAATCTATAAATGTGATGTGTGCGGCAATATCGTCGAGGTCCTTTTTGGCGGAGAGGGGGAACTGGTCTGCTGTGGACAGCCGATGAAGCTCTTCAAGGAAAATACGGTCGATGCGGCAAAGGAAAAGCATGTACCGGTCATCGAGAAGCTCCCTGAAGGCGGCTTCAAGGTCAAGGTCGGCAGCGTGCCGCACCCGATGGAAGAGAAGCATTACATCCAGTGGATAGAGGTCATCGCGGACGGCAAGGCCTATCGGCAGTTCCTGGAGCCCGGAGCCGCACCGGAGGCTGTATTCAAGATCGATGCTGCATCGATTGTCGCCAGGGAGTACTGCAATCTTCACGGCCTTTGGAAGGCCTAA
- a CDS encoding conserved hypothetical protein (Evidence 4 : Unknown function but conserved in other organisms), with amino-acid sequence MGDWKCKECGYTVKAETPPETCPMCKKKCEFVDVSCYIPDCGQTGSDPRLK; translated from the coding sequence ATGGGCGATTGGAAATGCAAGGAATGCGGTTATACGGTGAAGGCGGAGACGCCGCCCGAGACGTGCCCCATGTGCAAGAAGAAGTGCGAGTTCGTGGACGTCTCCTGCTATATCCCTGACTGCGGGCAGACGGGCAGCGACCCCAGGTTGAAATAA
- a CDS encoding hypothetical protein (Evidence 5 : Unknown function), with translation MVFLANLGVNLHLCLCGDLQVASA, from the coding sequence ATGGTCTTTTTGGCCAATCTCGGCGTCAATCTGCACCTTTGCTTGTGCGGCGACCTACAGGTCGCCTCCGCGTAA
- a CDS encoding hypothetical protein (Evidence 5 : Unknown function) translates to MKERRLRSGGLRGRENSRLDHGASFRFTLYGRGGAGHVGEKVPGAGGVPCLCLRGCFLSRP, encoded by the coding sequence ATGAAAGAGCGTCGTTTGCGGAGCGGAGGGCTGCGCGGGCGGGAGAATTCACGGCTGGATCACGGGGCATCATTTCGGTTTACCCTTTACGGAAGAGGAGGAGCGGGACATGTCGGAGAAAAAGTACCGGGTGCGGGCGGAGTGCCCTGCTTGTGCCTGCGGGGATGTTTCCTTTCTCGGCCCTGA
- a CDS encoding conserved hypothetical protein (Evidence 4 : Unknown function but conserved in other organisms), with amino-acid sequence MSEKKYRVRAECPACACGDVSFLGPEKLREKFIGNEEEVEILCPHCGAKLKGKVEIEDVE; translated from the coding sequence ATGTCGGAGAAAAAGTACCGGGTGCGGGCGGAGTGCCCTGCTTGTGCCTGCGGGGATGTTTCCTTTCTCGGCCCTGAAAAACTACGGGAGAAGTTTATCGGCAACGAGGAGGAGGTCGAGATCCTCTGCCCGCATTGCGGAGCGAAGCTGAAAGGCAAGGTCGAGATCGAAGACGTTGAATGA
- a CDS encoding putative flavodoxin/nitric oxide synthase (Evidence 3 : Putative function from multiple computational evidences) produces MGKALVVYATRTNETKNIAELIAEGIRFSGHEANVVNVTQIKKEGDLGGYDAYVFGSATYHGEMMQGMKTLLFLAEKAGLGGKAGASFGAFGWSGEAPDRIFDTMKNIFNMNMVGAALRLKSASLGGGTKMAQDYGREVGQKLSAG; encoded by the coding sequence ATGGGAAAAGCCCTGGTCGTTTACGCCACCAGAACCAACGAGACCAAAAACATTGCGGAACTGATCGCGGAGGGGATTCGTTTTTCCGGGCACGAGGCGAATGTGGTCAATGTGACCCAGATCAAGAAGGAAGGCGATCTAGGGGGATATGATGCCTACGTATTCGGTTCGGCCACCTACCATGGAGAGATGATGCAGGGCATGAAAACGCTGCTCTTCCTTGCTGAAAAGGCCGGGCTGGGGGGCAAGGCCGGTGCGTCGTTCGGCGCCTTCGGTTGGAGCGGTGAGGCCCCGGACCGCATCTTCGACACCATGAAGAATATCTTCAACATGAACATGGTCGGCGCAGCGCTGCGCCTCAAGTCCGCAAGCCTCGGCGGCGGGACCAAGATGGCTCAGGACTACGGCCGCGAGGTCGGGCAGAAGCTCTCGGCGGGTTGA
- a CDS encoding hypothetical protein (Evidence 5 : Unknown function) — MGTRQEKKILWGELDRNPSNARVWMGKRFREMLFANRKEMSSERGSSSGKEIRRSERVFQGTFTRESIGRPAQRLVKQNIL; from the coding sequence ATGGGAACGAGGCAGGAGAAGAAAATCTTGTGGGGTGAGTTGGATCGAAATCCTTCAAACGCCCGGGTATGGATGGGAAAACGATTCCGCGAAATGCTTTTTGCAAACCGAAAAGAAATGAGTTCAGAGCGCGGATCTTCTTCGGGGAAGGAGATCCGCCGTTCGGAACGGGTTTTTCAGGGGACGTTTACTCGAGAGTCGATTGGTAGGCCGGCGCAGAGATTGGTCAAGCAGAACATCCTCTGA
- a CDS encoding conserved hypothetical protein (Evidence 4 : Unknown function but conserved in other organisms) — MFEYRITRHTESDFNRVTYFCSEKGECRLEDVSDSQTSALSAMLNERGADGWELVQLLFGKGGLLAVWKRTI, encoded by the coding sequence ATGTTTGAATACCGTATCACCCGTCATACGGAATCCGATTTCAACCGTGTGACCTATTTTTGCTCCGAGAAGGGGGAATGCCGTTTGGAAGATGTCTCGGACTCGCAGACGTCGGCATTGTCCGCCATGTTGAATGAACGAGGCGCTGACGGCTGGGAATTGGTCCAGCTTCTGTTTGGCAAGGGAGGGTTGTTGGCGGTTTGGAAACGTACAATATAA